A genome region from Streptomyces sp. NBC_01296 includes the following:
- a CDS encoding methionine synthase, which produces MTASATGVGSLPGGDAREAAKTVTGSFEEFPYLAELPARGPGADMIGRSLGLLVDMYAHVEPSGWRISDRPGRDSKRARSWLGEDLDALEEFTQGYTGKLKVQAVGPWTLATALELHGGEAVLQDPGACRDLAGSLAEGLRDHLADVRRRIPGAQVVLQLDEPSLTAVLLGRVRSASKYRTYRAVDRQVVEGTLRELFAVHDGEVVVHSCAPEVPFGLLRRAGATGVSFDFSLLTEREDDAIGEAVESGTKLFAGVVPGTDAPLSDPAGSVMGVRKLWRRLGLAPGTLAESVVVTPSCGLAGASPAYARAVQAHCVRAARSLADNPE; this is translated from the coding sequence ATGACCGCGAGCGCCACCGGCGTCGGATCCCTCCCCGGCGGCGACGCCCGCGAGGCCGCCAAGACCGTCACCGGGTCCTTCGAGGAATTCCCGTACCTGGCCGAGCTGCCCGCCCGCGGGCCCGGCGCGGACATGATCGGCCGGTCCCTCGGACTGCTCGTCGACATGTACGCCCACGTCGAGCCCAGCGGCTGGCGGATCAGCGACCGCCCGGGACGGGATTCGAAGCGGGCCCGCTCCTGGCTGGGCGAGGACCTGGACGCGCTCGAGGAGTTCACCCAGGGGTACACGGGCAAGCTCAAGGTCCAGGCCGTCGGGCCGTGGACGCTGGCCACCGCCCTCGAACTGCACGGCGGCGAGGCCGTGCTCCAGGACCCCGGCGCCTGCCGCGATCTGGCCGGATCGCTCGCGGAGGGCCTGCGCGACCACCTGGCCGACGTCCGACGGCGCATCCCCGGCGCCCAGGTCGTGCTCCAGCTCGACGAGCCGTCACTGACCGCGGTGCTGCTGGGGCGCGTACGGTCCGCGAGCAAGTACCGCACCTACCGGGCCGTCGACCGGCAGGTCGTCGAGGGCACCCTGCGCGAGCTGTTCGCCGTCCACGACGGGGAGGTCGTCGTCCACTCCTGCGCCCCCGAGGTGCCCTTCGGGCTGCTCCGCCGGGCCGGCGCCACGGGCGTGTCGTTCGATTTCTCCTTGCTCACCGAGCGCGAGGACGACGCCATCGGCGAGGCCGTCGAAAGCGGTACGAAACTCTTCGCCGGAGTGGTGCCGGGCACCGACGCCCCGTTGTCGGACCCTGCCGGTAGCGTCATGGGTGTCAGGAAGCTTTGGCGCAGGCTGGGGCTGGCCCCGGGGACTCTGGCGGAGTCCGTCGTGGTCACCCCGTCGTGCGGTCTGGCGGGCGCCTCGCCCGCGTACGCCCGCGCCGTGCAGGCGCATTGCGTCAGGGCGGCGAGGTCGCTCGCCGACAACCCTGAGTGA
- a CDS encoding SDR family oxidoreductase, whose protein sequence is MATHLITGAGAGIGAAVAARLHARGDDLVLLARDAARGKQLVERFPGSRALVGDLADPDRLSWAFSKQPVPERIDSLLHIAGIVDLGPVGELRPKTWHQQLNVNLIAPAEVTRLLLPTLRASRATVVFVNSGAGLAAHADWSAYAASKHGLKALADSLRAEEKQNGIRVTSVYPGRTATAMQAKVHSQEGKEYDPAQWIDPESVATTILMAVDLPRDAEVNDLSVRPGR, encoded by the coding sequence ATGGCTACTCACCTGATCACCGGTGCCGGGGCAGGCATCGGCGCCGCCGTCGCCGCACGGCTGCACGCACGCGGCGACGACCTCGTCCTGCTCGCCCGCGACGCCGCCCGCGGCAAGCAGCTCGTCGAGCGCTTCCCCGGCTCCCGCGCCCTCGTCGGGGACCTCGCCGACCCCGACCGGCTGTCCTGGGCCTTCTCCAAGCAGCCCGTCCCCGAGCGGATCGACTCCCTCCTGCACATCGCCGGGATCGTCGACCTCGGCCCCGTCGGCGAGCTGCGCCCCAAGACCTGGCACCAGCAGCTCAACGTGAACCTGATCGCCCCCGCCGAGGTCACCCGGCTGCTGCTGCCCACCCTGCGCGCCTCCCGCGCCACCGTGGTCTTCGTGAACTCCGGCGCCGGCCTCGCCGCCCACGCCGACTGGAGCGCGTACGCCGCCTCCAAGCACGGGCTCAAGGCGCTCGCCGACTCGCTGCGCGCCGAGGAGAAGCAGAACGGCATCCGGGTCACCTCCGTCTACCCCGGCCGGACCGCGACCGCGATGCAGGCCAAGGTCCACTCCCAGGAGGGCAAGGAGTACGACCCCGCCCAGTGGATCGACCCCGAGTCCGTGGCCACCACGATCCTGATGGCCGTGGACCTGCCGCGCGACGCCGAGGTCAACGACCTGAGCGTCAGGCCCGGCCGATGA
- a CDS encoding DUF1330 domain-containing protein, with protein MTAYAIAHIRPETMNEEILHYIEEIQSTMDPFGGSFLVHGAQVEVMEGPFPGTVVVLAFPDIERARAWYACPAYQALIPLRTRHIPGEVILVDGVPPGYDAAKTAARLRDEAGLR; from the coding sequence ATGACCGCGTACGCCATCGCCCACATCCGGCCCGAGACCATGAACGAGGAGATCCTCCACTACATCGAGGAGATCCAGTCGACGATGGACCCCTTCGGGGGCAGCTTCCTCGTCCACGGGGCGCAGGTCGAGGTCATGGAAGGCCCCTTCCCCGGGACCGTGGTGGTCCTCGCCTTCCCCGACATCGAGCGGGCCCGCGCCTGGTACGCCTGCCCGGCCTACCAGGCCCTGATCCCGCTCCGCACCCGGCACATCCCGGGCGAGGTCATCCTGGTGGACGGCGTCCCGCCCGGCTACGACGCCGCGAAGACGGCGGCCCGCCTGCGCGACGAAGCGGGTCTGCGATGA
- a CDS encoding GlxA family transcriptional regulator translates to MPALHRIAVLALEGVAPFELGMPSRVFGNARAEDGGVLYEVTVCTADGLPVTSDAGFTIGVTAGPEALAAADTVIVPPTHAMPGLLRGEPLPPALADALAAIRPGTRTVSICTGSEVLAAAGLLDGRRATTHWAHAPEFQRAFPRVLLDEDVLFVDDGDILTSAGVAAGIDLCLYLIRADHGTAAANRAARLCVVPPWRDGGQAQYIDRPVPEPTVATTTATRAWALERLAEPVTLAELAAHSRMSLRTFTRRFRDEVGMTPVQWLTVQRLEVARQLLESSDLPVDLVAHRAGFGSANSLRQHMRTALGISPIAYRRTFRPSSPATAAA, encoded by the coding sequence ATGCCCGCTTTGCATCGAATCGCCGTACTCGCCCTCGAAGGCGTCGCCCCGTTCGAGCTCGGCATGCCGTCCCGGGTCTTCGGCAACGCCCGCGCGGAGGACGGCGGGGTCCTGTACGAGGTCACCGTCTGCACCGCCGACGGCCTGCCCGTGACCAGCGACGCGGGCTTCACCATCGGCGTCACGGCCGGCCCCGAGGCCCTCGCCGCGGCCGACACCGTGATCGTCCCGCCCACCCACGCCATGCCCGGGCTGCTGCGCGGCGAGCCCCTGCCGCCGGCCCTCGCCGACGCCCTCGCCGCCATCCGGCCCGGCACCCGGACCGTGTCCATCTGCACCGGCTCCGAGGTGCTCGCCGCCGCCGGGCTGCTCGACGGGCGGCGCGCCACCACGCACTGGGCGCACGCGCCGGAGTTCCAGCGGGCCTTCCCGCGCGTCCTGCTCGACGAGGACGTGCTCTTCGTCGACGACGGCGACATCCTCACCTCGGCCGGGGTGGCCGCGGGCATCGACCTCTGCCTCTACCTGATCCGCGCCGACCACGGCACCGCCGCCGCCAACCGCGCCGCGCGGCTGTGCGTCGTACCGCCGTGGCGCGACGGCGGGCAGGCCCAGTACATCGACCGGCCCGTCCCGGAACCCACCGTCGCCACCACCACCGCCACCCGCGCCTGGGCCCTGGAGCGGCTCGCCGAGCCGGTCACGCTGGCCGAGCTGGCCGCCCACTCCCGGATGAGCCTGCGCACCTTCACCCGGCGGTTCCGCGACGAGGTCGGCATGACCCCGGTGCAGTGGCTCACCGTCCAACGCCTCGAAGTCGCCCGCCAGTTGCTGGAGTCCAGCGACCTGCCGGTCGACCTGGTCGCGCACCGGGCGGGCTTCGGCTCCGCCAACTCGCTGCGCCAGCACATGCGGACCGCCCTCGGCATCTCGCCGATCGCCTACCGCCGGACCTTCCGGCCCAGCAGCCCGGCGACCGCGGCGGCATGA